A single region of the Polyodon spathula isolate WHYD16114869_AA chromosome 12, ASM1765450v1, whole genome shotgun sequence genome encodes:
- the LOC121324283 gene encoding protein delta homolog 1-like, with amino-acid sequence MSFCGPCSLIAACLLFSLAARITDGAECTPNCNPMNGVCEEAGECRCNPGWQGPRCEQCAPSPGCLHGSCITPWQCICDPGWVGSHCNIGCKWLDTKPCSNNSTCIETGDGGYICICAQGYTGRDCHVKTGPCYTNGSPCQNGGSCIDAHGSAPHSSCLCPSGFTGDFCELDVDGCESEQCMNGGRCVDHSSDHGCACPEGFVGKTCNENVIPCLSRPCENGATCNGRPDGGFQCTCKPGFFGKTCSSHKVKPPSHAQHSSLPSHVFHKMMHHKDREVLKVTVKEALHSSGSLLSKSQLVCFIVLGLLTCLVVLGTTGIVFFSKWETWMANTKYSQLVKKQRNHFLKANNGEEHSVNIIMPEKIKLSNYVKNYTSI; translated from the exons ATGAGTTTCTGTGGCCCCTGCTCGTTGATCGCCGCCTGTCTTTTATTCTCCCTCGCAGCCCGGATCACCGACG GTGCTGAATGTACTCCTAATTGCAACCCCATGAACGGAGTCTGCGAGGAGGCTGGTGAATGCAG ATGTAACCCTGGCTGGCAGGGCCCGCGGTGTGAGCAGTGTGCTCCTTCCCCTGGCTGTCTCCACGGCTCCTGTATTACACCGTGGCAGTGCATTTGTGACCCGGGATGGGTGGGAAGTCACTGTAACATAG GATGTAAATGGTTGGATACAAAGCCCTGTTCTAACAACTCTACATGTATAGAGACTGGCGATGGTGGTTACATCTGTATCTGTGCACAGGGATATACAGGGAGAGATTGCCATGTGAAGACTGGACCCTGCTACACCAATGG CTCTCCTTGCCAGAATGGTGGATCCTGCATTGATGCCCATGGATCTGCCCCACACTCTTCCTGTTTGTGCCCCTCGGGTTTTACTGGAGATTTCTGTGAGCTAGATGTAGATGGCTGTGAGTCTGAACAGTGTATGAATGGTGGAAGGTGTGTGGACCACAGCTCGGACCACGGTTGTGCTTGTCCTGAGGGCTTTGTTGGCAAGACCTGCAATGAAAACGTGATCCCCTGCCTGAGCCGTCCATGTGAGAATGGAGCGACATGCAATGGACGCCCGGACGGGGGATTTCAGTGCACCTGCAAGCCAGGATTCTTTGGGAAAACCTGCAGCTCCCATAAAGTGAAGCCCCCCAGTCATGCCCAGCACTCCAGCCTGCCCTCGCATGTCTTTCACAAGATGATGCACCACAAGGACCGAGAGGTGCTGAAGGTCACAGTGAAGGAAGCGCTGCACAGCTCCGGCTCCCTGCTCAGTAAGAGCCAGCTGGTGTGTTTCATTGTGCTTGGCTTGCTCACCTGCCTTGTGGTCCTTGGCACGACTGGCATCGTTTTCTTCTCCAAATGGGAGACTTGGATGGCCAACACCAAGTACAGCCAGCTGGTGAAAAAGCAGAGGAATCACTTCTTAAAGGCAAACAACGGCGAAGAGCATTCTGTCAACATCATCATGCCTGAGAAAATCAAACTGAGCAACTACGTAAAAAATTACACCTCCATCTGA